In Astatotilapia calliptera chromosome 16, fAstCal1.2, whole genome shotgun sequence, one genomic interval encodes:
- the evx2 gene encoding homeobox even-skipped homolog protein 2 — MTFCCCGEDARLILSSRSSIAFRFFHFCVLLIKRFRDSYLDTVAGVACGFSSDTTHWCSSPLDKCCVCVCVCVCFFFFFFVVVVFHGLMMERIRKEMILMERGLHSPVAGKRLADTPGNSVLEALENSQHGGRLSPRITSASLHGNLGDIPTKSKFEIDSLFGTHHGSENSSSAEISSSESRKKMSLYSEVSQESDINSDVEVGCPAHRSPSQHKENNKGFSDSSSGSSNTSSNSLQNMNGNSTVGSNNSNADQVRRYRTAFTREQIARLEKEFYRENYVSRPRRCELAATLNLPETTIKVWFQNRRMKDKRQRLAMSWPHPADPSFYTYMMTHAAATGSLPYPFHSHMPLHYYPHVGVTAAAAAAAATGAASSPFATSIRPLDTFRALSHPYSRPELLCSFRHPGLYQSPAGLNSSAAASAAAAAAAAAAAVSAPSATGPCSCLSCHSSQAASALGSRSASADFTCTASGQRSESGFLPYSAAVLSKTSVPSPDQREETSLNR; from the exons ATGACATTTTGCTGCTGTGGGGAGGATGCACGGCTCATTTTGAGCAGTCGCTCGTCGATTGCGTTTAGATTCTTTCATTTTTGCGTCTTGCTTATAAAAAGGTTTAGAGACAGTTATTTAGACACAGTTGCAGGAGTTGCATGCGGATTTAGCTCCGACACAACTCATTGGTGCTCCAGCCCCCTGGacaagtgttgtgtgtgtgtctgtgtgtgtgtgtgcttttttttcttcttcttcgtcgtCGTCGTCTTCCACGGCTTAATGATGGAGAGGATAAGAAAAGAGATGATATTGATGGAGAGAGGTCTCCACAGTCCTGTCGCCGGGAAGAGGCTCGCAGACACGCCTGGAAATTCAGTGCTGGAGGCCCTGGAAAACTCCCAGCACGGCGGACGACTAAGCCCGAGAATAACTTCCGCTTCCCTCCATGGAAATCTTGGGGACATCCCGACGAAAAGCAAATTTGAAATTGACAGTCTTTTCGGTACACACCACGGCAGTGAAAATTCTTCCTCGGCGGAGATTTCCTCGTCAGAAAGCAGGAAGAAAATGAGCCTTTACTCCGAAGTTTCGCAAGAATCAGATATTAACAGTGATGTGGAAGTGGGATGCCCTGCGCATCGCTCCCCGAGCCAGCACAAGGAAAACAATAAAG gtTTTTCAGACAGTAGCTCTGGATCTTCCAACACAAGCTCAAACTCCCTCCAGAACATGAACGGTAATTCAACGGTGGGATCAAACAATTCAAATGCCGATCAAGTCAGAAGGTATCGGACTGCTTTCACCAGAGAACAAATCGCAAGACTGGAAAAAGAGTTTTACAGGGAAAATTATGTTTCGAGACCGAGAAGATGTGAGTTAGCGGCGACGCTAAATTTGCCCGAAACTACAATTAAG GTGTGGTTCCAGAACAGGCGGATGAAGGATAAAAGGCAGCGTTTGGCGATGTCCTGGCCCCATCCAGCAGACCCTAGCTTCTACACTTACATGATGACGCACGCGGCAGCTACAGGAAGTCTACCTTACCCTTTCCACTCACACATGCCTCTACATTACTACCCGCACGTCGGTGTCACGGCAGCAGCAGCGGCCGCCGCCGCCACCGGTGCCGCCTCGTCACCTTTCGCCACTTCCATCCGCCCCCTCGATACCTTCCGAGCGCTCTCCCACCCATACTCACGGCCAGAGCTTCTATGCAGCTTCAGGCACCCGGGACTCTACCAGTCGCCTGCAGGCCTGAATAGCTCGGCCGCTGCATCCGCGGCGGCTGCGGCCGCGGCCGCGGCAGCTGCGGTAAGCGCTCCGTCAGCCACCGGGCCCTGTTCGTGCCTGAGCTGCCACAGCAGCCAGGCGGCAAGCGCATTGGGCTCCAGGAGCGCCAGCGCTGACTTTACCTGCACAGCTTCCGGGCAAAGATCCGAGAGTGGATTTTTGCCGTATTCTGCTGCGGTTCTAAGCAAAACTTCAGTCCCGTCACCAGACCAGCGAGAAGAAACTTCACTTAACAGATAA
- the lnpa gene encoding endoplasmic reticulum junction formation protein lunapark-A isoform X2, with product MGAAVSRWRAKPSTVEILEGIDKGIQVLEEYSEKNQRQLKIWVGRLLLYSSLLYLITCVVVYFWYLPEQLMGRLILSLPFLIVPLLVWLLRKLLIKFFSRRTEKNNEKLEDLKAEKRKILEEVMETETYKNAKMILERFDPDSKKNIELESTPVAPQITPKPGQELRHRNVIPKAPPVVVNPASEAAARPPLASRPTYPGRSSHSAPGGPPERSLSAIAAQQSLMRKPVTPGTPVPGVGMHPPGPPLARPVIPRERGAMDRVIEYLVGDGPQNRYALICQQCLSHNGMALKEEFEYIAFRCAYCYFLNPARKTRPQAPRLTEVAGNHKMSPEATGTDADDNQTVLENTKLTDVPAGSNTQEPAIPTATEPSSASDGQNTPESQDLPSEKSDGEQDLSAMEVE from the exons ATGGGGGCTGCGGTCTCACGGTGGAGG GCGAAACCATCCACTGTGGAGATTTTGGAAGGAATTGACAAG GGCATACAGGTTCTTGAAGAATATAGTGAGAAAAATCAAAGGCAGCTGAAGATATGGGTTGGACGACTGCTTCTCTACTCGTCGCTTCTCTACTTGATCACTTGTGTAGTTGTGTATTTCTGGTATCTGCCCGAACAGTTAATGGGACGGCTCATATTGTCTCTTCCCTTTCTAATAGTTCCGTTATT aGTGTGGTTACTTCGAAAATTGCTGATAAAGTTTTTTTCCAgaagaactgaaaaaaata ATGAAAAGTTAGAGGATCTTAAagcagaaaagaggaaaata CTTGAAGAAGTTATGGAAACTGAAAcatataaaaatgcaaaaatgattCTGGAGAGATTTGATCCTGATTCCAAGAAAAATATT GAGCTTGAATCGACTCCAGTTGCTCCTCAGATAACTCCAAAACCAGGACAAG aACTCCGCCATCGGAATGTCATCCCAAAGGCCCCCCCAGTGGTGGTGAATCCTGCAAGCGAAGCTGCTGCCCGCCCTCCTCTTGCCTCCAGGCCCACCTATCCTGGAAGATCTTCCCACTCTGCTCCAGGTGGACCCCCAGAGAGGAGCCTGTCAGCTATAGCTGCTCAGCAGAGCTTGATGAGGAAGCCTGTGACCCCTGGAACACCTGTTCCAGGAGTCG GGATGCACCCCCCAGGCCCACCGCTGGCCAGACCTGTGATCCCAAGGGAGAGAGGTGCTATGGACAGAGTCATAGAGTATCTTGTTGGAGATGGCCCTCAGAACAG ATACGCTCTCATATGTCAGCAGTGTCTGTCCCATAACGGCATGGCATTAAAAGAAGAATTTGAATATATTG ccTTTCGATGTGCGTATTGTTATTTCTTGAACCCTGCAAGAAAGACGAGGCCTCAGGCACCCAGGCTCACCGAGGTCGCTGGTAACCATAAGATGTCACCAGAGGCGACTGGTACTGATGCAGATGATAACCAAACTGTTTTAG AGAACACGAAGCTTACTGATGTCCCTGCTGGTTCAAATACCCAAGAGCCGGCTATACCAACAGCCACAGAGCCCAGTTCTGCATCAGATGGCCAAAACACCCCAGAGTCGCAAGACCTGCCCTCTGAGAAATCTGACGGAGAGCAAGATTTGTCTGCCATGGAAGTGGAATAA
- the lnpa gene encoding endoplasmic reticulum junction formation protein lunapark-A isoform X1 produces MGAAVSRWRAKPSTVEILEGIDKGIQVLEEYSEKNQRQLKIWVGRLLLYSSLLYLITCVVVYFWYLPEQLMGRLILSLPFLIVPLLVWLLRKLLIKFFSRRTEKNNEKLEDLKAEKRKILEEVMETETYKNAKMILERFDPDSKKNIELESTPVAPQITPKPGQGSKLRHRNVIPKAPPVVVNPASEAAARPPLASRPTYPGRSSHSAPGGPPERSLSAIAAQQSLMRKPVTPGTPVPGVGMHPPGPPLARPVIPRERGAMDRVIEYLVGDGPQNRYALICQQCLSHNGMALKEEFEYIAFRCAYCYFLNPARKTRPQAPRLTEVAGNHKMSPEATGTDADDNQTVLENTKLTDVPAGSNTQEPAIPTATEPSSASDGQNTPESQDLPSEKSDGEQDLSAMEVE; encoded by the exons ATGGGGGCTGCGGTCTCACGGTGGAGG GCGAAACCATCCACTGTGGAGATTTTGGAAGGAATTGACAAG GGCATACAGGTTCTTGAAGAATATAGTGAGAAAAATCAAAGGCAGCTGAAGATATGGGTTGGACGACTGCTTCTCTACTCGTCGCTTCTCTACTTGATCACTTGTGTAGTTGTGTATTTCTGGTATCTGCCCGAACAGTTAATGGGACGGCTCATATTGTCTCTTCCCTTTCTAATAGTTCCGTTATT aGTGTGGTTACTTCGAAAATTGCTGATAAAGTTTTTTTCCAgaagaactgaaaaaaata ATGAAAAGTTAGAGGATCTTAAagcagaaaagaggaaaata CTTGAAGAAGTTATGGAAACTGAAAcatataaaaatgcaaaaatgattCTGGAGAGATTTGATCCTGATTCCAAGAAAAATATT GAGCTTGAATCGACTCCAGTTGCTCCTCAGATAACTCCAAAACCAGGACAAGGTAGCA aACTCCGCCATCGGAATGTCATCCCAAAGGCCCCCCCAGTGGTGGTGAATCCTGCAAGCGAAGCTGCTGCCCGCCCTCCTCTTGCCTCCAGGCCCACCTATCCTGGAAGATCTTCCCACTCTGCTCCAGGTGGACCCCCAGAGAGGAGCCTGTCAGCTATAGCTGCTCAGCAGAGCTTGATGAGGAAGCCTGTGACCCCTGGAACACCTGTTCCAGGAGTCG GGATGCACCCCCCAGGCCCACCGCTGGCCAGACCTGTGATCCCAAGGGAGAGAGGTGCTATGGACAGAGTCATAGAGTATCTTGTTGGAGATGGCCCTCAGAACAG ATACGCTCTCATATGTCAGCAGTGTCTGTCCCATAACGGCATGGCATTAAAAGAAGAATTTGAATATATTG ccTTTCGATGTGCGTATTGTTATTTCTTGAACCCTGCAAGAAAGACGAGGCCTCAGGCACCCAGGCTCACCGAGGTCGCTGGTAACCATAAGATGTCACCAGAGGCGACTGGTACTGATGCAGATGATAACCAAACTGTTTTAG AGAACACGAAGCTTACTGATGTCCCTGCTGGTTCAAATACCCAAGAGCCGGCTATACCAACAGCCACAGAGCCCAGTTCTGCATCAGATGGCCAAAACACCCCAGAGTCGCAAGACCTGCCCTCTGAGAAATCTGACGGAGAGCAAGATTTGTCTGCCATGGAAGTGGAATAA